The following coding sequences are from one Desulfosporosinus orientis DSM 765 window:
- a CDS encoding DUF3231 family protein, whose amino-acid sequence MKEHHLDLTTPEIASLWKIYMQNISHLYVFRHFEQHIQDSEIKPLVTEQIYLLQKFTVRIKEIFTEEHFPIPKGFSDYDLNLSAPSLYTDLYGLSYVYRFNQMVFSDYATTITKVAREDVVEFFYECLNLSGALFKKALNLMLSKGIYDRPPKIPYPRQVEFIHERESLLETWFGEHRPLNAMELGEIFYIIERNYIGMLMLMGFIQVMRDKEIKDYLIKGKDLAQKQIDIFNKILKEEHHLGNLPVSMEVTDSTISPFSDRLIMFLVATSVTAGIYLCAYAMSLSFRKDLAVHYAALMVEISRYGEEGIKLMIKRGWMEQPPESFDREAFQH is encoded by the coding sequence ATGAAAGAGCACCACCTCGACTTAACAACTCCTGAAATTGCGAGTTTATGGAAAATATATATGCAGAACATCTCCCATTTATATGTGTTCAGGCATTTTGAGCAACATATACAGGACTCCGAAATAAAGCCATTAGTGACAGAGCAAATCTATTTACTGCAAAAATTCACAGTCAGAATTAAAGAGATCTTTACAGAGGAACATTTTCCCATACCAAAGGGGTTTTCGGATTATGATTTAAATCTTTCCGCACCTTCACTATACACTGACCTTTATGGCTTAAGCTATGTCTATCGATTTAACCAAATGGTTTTTAGTGACTATGCTACAACCATTACAAAAGTAGCCCGGGAGGATGTTGTTGAATTCTTTTATGAATGTTTAAATTTGAGCGGTGCCTTATTTAAGAAAGCATTAAATCTTATGTTGTCCAAAGGAATTTATGATCGGCCCCCCAAAATTCCCTATCCCCGCCAGGTAGAGTTTATACATGAAAGAGAGTCTCTCTTAGAAACATGGTTTGGTGAGCATCGCCCCTTAAATGCTATGGAATTAGGTGAGATATTTTACATTATTGAGAGAAATTACATCGGCATGCTGATGTTAATGGGCTTCATTCAAGTGATGCGTGACAAAGAGATTAAAGACTATCTTATTAAGGGAAAAGACCTCGCGCAAAAGCAGATTGACATCTTTAATAAAATCCTCAAGGAAGAACACCATCTGGGCAATTTGCCGGTAAGCATGGAAGTAACGGATTCAACAATCTCACCTTTTTCAGATAGGTTAATTATGTTTCTGGTTGCTACCTCAGTTACGGCAGGTATCTATTTATGCGCCTACGCCATGTCCCTTTCCTTCAGAAAAGATTTAGCTGTACACTATGCCGCCCTAATGGTGGAAATATCCAGATATGGTGAAGAAGGCATTAAGTTGATGATTAAAAGAGGCTGGATGGAACAGCCGCCGGAGTCCTTTGACAGAGAAGCTTTTCAGCATTAA
- a CDS encoding UDP-N-acetylglucosamine--LPS N-acetylglucosamine transferase: MRSLRILVFSASFGAGHIMAAEALIQAFKDIKPSVEIIHEDYMGLYNNVVNRMIKSSYISIIKCAPKLWGTFYHSTKNLTYDSIFQRLINKIGRKQLTDYVYSLQPDLIICTYPTISGLLAELKSSGELNIPLVTVITDYTTHCQWIHPGVDMYIVGSSQVSDGLVERGINPKSIQLTGIPVSPNFDRILNHQEVRKDLGLKNDRFTFLIMGGAYGVLSNIKWMCKYIAAADAPIQGIVVCGKDQRLYNSLDSVLEEARNPIVRFNFVDNIDVLMTASDAIITKAGGLTVSEALTKHLPMIIYKPIPGQEENNANYIEAIGAGKIAYTQQEMQSIVKELIENRDITDKMRLSSAHAFPGHSAERAVKAILNLIYELPSALPAGANTAV, from the coding sequence ATGAGGTCATTGCGAATTCTAGTCTTTTCAGCAAGCTTTGGAGCTGGACATATTATGGCTGCAGAAGCGCTAATTCAGGCCTTTAAGGATATAAAACCTTCCGTAGAAATCATTCATGAGGATTACATGGGGTTATACAATAATGTTGTTAACCGAATGATTAAGAGTTCTTATATAAGTATTATCAAGTGTGCCCCAAAACTTTGGGGAACTTTCTACCATAGCACTAAAAACCTCACCTATGATTCAATATTTCAAAGACTTATTAATAAAATTGGCCGAAAACAATTAACGGACTATGTCTATAGTTTACAGCCTGATCTTATTATTTGTACTTACCCAACCATTTCCGGGCTGCTTGCTGAGCTTAAAAGCAGCGGAGAACTAAATATTCCCCTAGTAACTGTAATCACTGACTATACGACTCACTGTCAATGGATTCATCCCGGTGTGGATATGTATATTGTTGGCAGTTCACAAGTAAGCGATGGTCTTGTTGAAAGAGGAATTAACCCAAAATCTATTCAGTTAACAGGAATCCCAGTGAGTCCTAATTTTGATCGTATCTTAAATCATCAGGAGGTACGCAAAGATTTAGGGCTCAAAAATGATCGTTTTACTTTTTTGATCATGGGCGGAGCCTATGGAGTTCTCAGTAACATCAAGTGGATGTGCAAATATATTGCCGCCGCGGATGCACCAATTCAGGGGATCGTCGTCTGTGGGAAAGATCAGCGGCTTTATAACTCCCTCGATTCTGTTTTAGAAGAGGCTAGAAATCCTATTGTACGCTTTAATTTTGTCGATAATATCGATGTATTAATGACAGCATCTGATGCCATAATCACTAAAGCTGGCGGACTAACGGTATCCGAGGCCTTGACGAAGCATTTACCCATGATTATTTATAAACCTATTCCTGGGCAAGAAGAAAATAATGCAAATTACATTGAAGCTATTGGAGCAGGGAAAATCGCTTATACCCAGCAAGAAATGCAAAGTATTGTTAAAGAACTCATTGAAAATCGGGATATTACTGACAAAATGAGGTTGTCTTCAGCACATGCTTTTCCAGGGCACTCAGCAGAACGTGCTGTTAAGGCTATTCTTAATCTAATCTATGA